The Ranitomeya imitator isolate aRanImi1 chromosome 6, aRanImi1.pri, whole genome shotgun sequence genome window below encodes:
- the STMND1 gene encoding stathmin domain-containing protein 1, giving the protein MGCQSSKVRIVQPTDARKRGWAEKGKSESQDESKSQKNVTSNLRDGSAMSKGTLDSGVGLDEGAGSHIPGTVAETMFSPRTAISVNKDSSALNGESVTRERQTSSDILKELMSQGIIQSQSKVVKNGEAYDVLMDTPGKSLQRPPAKLEKLKTIRKKTKSLTKEDIESKMQAAEERRKTKEEELKKRLRERPTTALPSMALRRSEGSFTPDDGQEAEVTGPAETLDSDALENVIDGPTQSSDIGDEVTEMSAVEYDNTYNNQADQTNDSENDIF; this is encoded by the exons ATGGGATGCCAGAGCTCGAAGGTGCGGATCGTCCAACCCACGGACGCGAGGAAACGCGGGTGGGCAGAGAAAGGCAAGTCGGAAAGCCAG GATGAGTCAAAGTCGCAAAAGAACGTAACATCCAATCTGAGAGATGGGTCTGCAATGTCTAAGGGGACGCTGGACAGTGGAGTGGGTCTTGATGAGGGAGCCGGCAGCCATATTCCAGGAACAGTGGCAGAAACAATGTTTTCTCCAAGGACGGCAATCAGTGTAAATAAAG ATAGTTCTGCACTGAATGGAGAATCGGTCACGAGAGAAAGACAAACATCCTCTGATATCCTGAAGGAGCTTATGTCTCAAGGGATAATCCAGAGCCAGAGTAAGGTTGTGAAGAATGGAGAAGCATATGATGTGCTG ATGGACACACCAGGAAAATCGTTACAAAGGCCCCCTGCCAAATTGGAAAAACTGAAAACTATAAGAAAGAAAACCAAAAGTCTTACAAAGGAAGACATTGAATCCAAAATGCAGGCTGCAGAAGAAAGAAGAAAG ACAAAGGAAGAGGAACTAAAGAAAAGACTGCGTGAAAGACCAACGACCGCCTTACCAAGCATGGCCCTAAGAAGAAGTGAAGGCTCTTTTACGCCTGATGATGGACAAGAAGCTGAAGTCACAGGACCAGCTGAAACCTTAGATTCTGATGCACTGGAAAATGTAATAGATGGACCAACTCAGAGTTCCGACATTGGAGATGAGGTTACTGAAATGAGCGCTGTGGAGTATGATAATACCTATAACAACCAAGCCGATCAGACAAATGACTCTGAAAATGATATCTTCTAA